TGCCGATAGAGCAGGAGATCTCTCCTGGGGTGTAGTATGGGAAGTAACGTAACGAAACCTCCAACAATATGTAAAGAAAGCACACATCAAGATAACATCGTTTGCTGGCAGAGAAAAGTTTGCCACGAAGCGCATCGACTCGGCAGCTTCTCGAGTCAACGAACCAAGGTCCGTTGGGGATTTTGGAAATGAATGCCCGCTGTATTGCTGCTACCGTGCATTTTCCTGCTTTCCTGAGGCGAAGGGAAACGGAAAAATAATTGACTGTCACTTCATTAAACGCCCGCTTGTCAATTTCTGTGTGTGtccgccgtcgtcgtcgtcaccgTCACGTCATGTTACACGGCATGTAACGAGGATCTGGTGGTTTATtgggataagaaaaaaatgtgtgtttcatGTGTGAGAAACATTAGCCACATTTGCCGGTTAAGGTGTTGCTTACGCTTGTTTGGAGTtggaagaagagaagagagcaagactttttttccccgtttcccCTTTACAAAGATGGGACTAGGGATATGAGCAGCAGGAAGCAAAGTCCTTCACCCATCAATGCACGTAAAGTGGCTTATGATGAAGAAACTATTCATACATTTGCTTCTCCCGTACGCATCCGTACGCTCACTCTCTATTTGCTCCCCATGAGGTCCGCAACAAACAACATTCGTCAAATGCGATCGAGCGAGCAAAACATCCCTTTGCACCGTGTGTCCTACACAATCAATCCTAGAAAGCTTTGTGTTGCTTAATAGACttttaaaacatctttcaTTCGAATTGAATGCATGCCCGGGCGAGGGATGCGCTGAAGGATCAACTTCGAAGCACTATTGTCTATTGTGCTGGCGACCCGTATTTTTCCCATTTACGGCCAACCCAAAACCTCTCGCTGAACTGAAATGAACGAGAAATGATCGTTGGCAAACTGCTAAAGTGTATATGAAAACAACccagaaaaagagaaatatgCTCCGAAGACCCGTACACCGAAAGGATCGCATCGAATCAAGGTATGCATGACCGGGGCCAGAAGGtctacagcagcaacagcagggtctgctcatttttcatttctaatGTTTAAGGTTCTATAGAATCCAACAAGATCACATATATCACGAAAAACACGAAATAGAAAGGTTACGAGAAAATATCCTTAGGCACAATGGCCCTTACTAGATGCtcattttaaaaagtttttccaaGGTTCTCTGTAGTAAAAAAACCTATCCTCAATTGAATCCATACCGAAGCAAATTTATATCATGTTCAATTGCTGACTCTACTCCAAATCcctcatactttttttttttttttgctgatcaGTAAGCAAACCTAGTCCTACCAGAGACAGAGGCAGATCAGATAAACATTTTTACAACCGTCTACCACTTCTGGCTAATCCGATAACAGACCTAAAATCGATAGGCAAAAACATTTGCTCCCTGGAGTGTTGCTGGAGTGTTTCCCTGCCAACTCTAGCCGGGTGGTTTTTAAGTACTTTccgatgaaatggaaaaatcgcAAACAAAGATCTCCGACCGTTACAAACAAATCTGCACCCACTTCAGCGAAGGATAGGACGGGCCGAGCGTTGATCATTGTTTGTGCTATGATGTACCGTGCGACAAAAGGTTTCGAAGGTCCCTAGATGTCTAAGGACATACCGTTTTTGCCTACCGCTACCAAAGTCACGGGCAATATGCCCGTGCCATATATCCCATTCAGGTAAACCATAGGACCTTCGTCAAACTCAAAGGACACACCGAAACGAAAGCATACCGACGATGGATTCCAATGCTTCCCCGAAgacatattaaaaaaaaaactccctgcCATCTAACCACACGAGTACACAATcaattttccgttttgcatTGGTCAACTCGATCCCCGAACTAATTCGTACACTAACTTATAACAAATTTGAAAGGAATTGGTCTTTATTCTACAACATGCGAAACCATTTAACTTTCCCCTACATATTTAAGGTTCTCATGTAACGAACTAGAGTGGACAATAAAAAGTTTGGCTTGTAAGTTTATGGTATTCATCTAGGATGGTAACACTTTAGAACATTGGAACACCTTTTACATGGTTCGGAAGGTGAGATGTCGTAAAAATGAAGGTGTTCTAGAGCAGCTGCTGTTTTCGTCCATCTTCTTCATCCTGGCTGTAATAAACCTGAAGGTTGATCAaaatagagttttttttattgcgtaTGCATATGAATCCCTATATCCCTTATGTTATTTCAATCTTCAATCTGCATATATCCTTTATGTTATTTCAATCttcaattttaacaaaaatacatgcaatACCACATGCAGCATGCAAATTTGAAACTAACTGTAGCAGTGTTTACACGTCCCTTAGTTTTGTCTCTGCAACAATTGGGCACGTTCGTTACCTATGTTAAGCGTATATTCCTGTATACAAAGCATTTGCTACAAAGCGAATCTACAGTATATGAACTGAAATTACAGCTTAACTTAAACACAGCTTAACTTATCAAATTTTGTaatgtgtaaataaaaaagaaccacCATTACCGCTTGTTCCTATCTCACCTGTAACAAGCTTGGGCAACGTAAACGCAAACTGTCAAACGAGTTCTGTCGAGCTGCACGTGtgcgatcaaaacaaacaattctcAGCACTAGGAAAGAACCGGCCGCAAAAATGAAACCTTCATCGCATCGTCTGTTTATTGGGAAAATTCCGCCTGGTACTACTGAAGAGGAATTAAGACAAGAGTTCAGTGCATATGGCAACATTGAAGCACTTGaaatcaaaacgaaaacaaacccaCTAAATGATTCGATAGAAATCTTCGGTTTCGTTACGCTGCAAACGGAGAACCATATCGTGCATCAGTGTAAGTATGCTCCAGTGCAATCCACTTTGACTATAGTTAAGTTATTAtaacttttctgtttttaggCATCGACGAGTTTCAACAACAACCATACAAAGGTGTGTACTTGAACGTATCTAGAGCAAAAGAATCTTTTCTTGAGAAATTGAAGCGTGAAAGAGAGGAAGCTGAGGCGCAGAAAAACACTGCTTCACAGTTGGATCCATACAAAAAGccagtagaagaaaaacatgttaAAGAACCGGTCATACCGCTTCCTACATTACCAACCCTCAGTAAAGGCAAAGAGAGTAGTTCTTCCGAGAGCTCGGAATCGGAAAGTGATGACGAACCTACGCCGGCTGAAAGGAAACCGTTTGAAGGGCCACGCGGTGGTAGACCTCAACCACCGAAGGAGCAAGATGAAATAgtgaaaaaatggaaccaaGAAACGTACATTGAGCACggcaaattgaaaattatccCCATTACTGGTCAGATAGCGGAGGTGATCGACCGATCGAAGCCCCACCAGAAGCGACCGGAAGATAAAAAGCTCGGTGAAACTGCCCGCATAGCGGATGAGAAGCGAAAGCAGGGTCTGAGTAACTTAAAATCTGCGTACGAGCAGCAAAAGCTAGCGATCAAAAGTGCTCTCGCTGGTGAATCGCTAaatagtaagaaaaaaatcacgttCGACGATGATGATACACCGGGGCAAACGAAATTATCCCTGTTCGATGGAGAGGATGAAGAGGACGATGGATTCCGGGCGAATTTTAGCGTACGCAAGCAGATGCTTGGAGAGGAAGGCCAAAAGCTGTACGAGATGCAAACGTCCTTTCAAGCGGATAATCGGTTTCGATTGGATGCacgatttttggaaaatgcaGATAAACCTGCCGCACCGAAGGGCAAAGGAAAGGAAGCCAAGGAACGGATGAAACAGTTGGAAATTCTATCGAATGTTACTGGCAAGCCGATTAGCATAGAAAATCGAATGGATAGGTAAAACGATTGCGTTGTATTTCTAACATTTTATGCTCATAAtgattgttgtattttttttttagtaaaaccAGTCTACAAATGCAACGTTTCGACCCTTTGCAACAGAAAGAATCGGATCCCAATGAAATGCCGGAACCGCTAGCCAAAGAgtccgagagaaaaaaagcggaaCGTCGTGAAGACGATTTTAAAGTTTCCGATGAAAAGTTTTACAAAGTAGCGGACAATTTCACCATTTCGTCCCAGAAACAGTCACAAGGCTTCAGTCTGCTATCAATGTTTGGAAAGGCAATGGAAACCAAGGATAGTGCAATGGAAGTCGATCGAATGCCAGAAGAACAACCCCTGAAGAGTGATATCCGCTTCCGGTATGAATCGTCCGACAGCGAGGAagagcaagaaacaaaaacgaaaggcagtaaaaagcaaaagaagcaggaaatcgagaaaatgaaattagaagcggaaagcaaaaaagggaaaaagaaaaacaagctgaacgaaaaaaagcaaacgggaCCAGGATACTACACGAAGCAGGGTATATGGAAGGAAAGCTTTTTCTTCATCCCCAACGATCCACGTCTGG
This genomic window from Anopheles maculipalpis chromosome 2RL, idAnoMacuDA_375_x, whole genome shotgun sequence contains:
- the LOC126559972 gene encoding probable RNA-binding protein CG14230, translated to MKPSSHRLFIGKIPPGTTEEELRQEFSAYGNIEALEIKTKTNPLNDSIEIFGFVTLQTENHIVHQCIDEFQQQPYKGVYLNVSRAKESFLEKLKREREEAEAQKNTASQLDPYKKPVEEKHVKEPVIPLPTLPTLSKGKESSSSESSESESDDEPTPAERKPFEGPRGGRPQPPKEQDEIVKKWNQETYIEHGKLKIIPITGQIAEVIDRSKPHQKRPEDKKLGETARIADEKRKQGLSNLKSAYEQQKLAIKSALAGESLNSKKKITFDDDDTPGQTKLSLFDGEDEEDDGFRANFSVRKQMLGEEGQKLYEMQTSFQADNRFRLDARFLENADKPAAPKGKGKEAKERMKQLEILSNVTGKPISIENRMDSKTSLQMQRFDPLQQKESDPNEMPEPLAKESERKKAERREDDFKVSDEKFYKVADNFTISSQKQSQGFSLLSMFGKAMETKDSAMEVDRMPEEQPLKSDIRFRYESSDSEEEQETKTKGSKKQKKQEIEKMKLEAESKKGKKKNKLNEKKQTGPGYYTKQGIWKESFFFIPNDPRLDAGREFLGFVTDSEGNLKTAKEAVGGLTEDDVQDIRQLYKKRRHRENRFVHKESKLGLKRLKKKTMTTRTKTTKPKLS